A genome region from Rhodopseudomonas boonkerdii includes the following:
- the pyk gene encoding pyruvate kinase, protein MRRQRRIKILATLGPASSDSAMIRKLFEAGADVFRINMSHTPHDKMRELVKTIRNVESSYGRPIGILVDLQGPKLRVGAFAEGGVQLKNGEAFTLDSNPAPGDVTRVHLPHPEILAALRPGHALLIDDGKLKLIAEETSSDRAVTRVVVGGRISDRKGVSLPDTDLPVSAMTPKDRSDLEAALETGIDWVALSFVQRAEDVHEAKRLVRGRAAIMSKIEKPQAIDRLDAILEASDALMVARGDLGVELPLERVPSLQKRMTRMARRAGKPVVVATQMLESMIQSPVPTRAEVSDVATAIYEGADAVMLSAESAAGKFPVEAVSTMNRIGEEVERDPTYRNVLTAQRPGPESTVGDAIADAARQIAETLELSAIICWTSSGSTAMRVARERPKPPIVAITPNLAGGRKLSVAWGVHCVVAEDAKDQDDMVDRACRIAFRDGFAKAGQRVIVVAGVPLGTPGATNMLRIAYVGPNDTGE, encoded by the coding sequence ATGAGACGACAGCGCCGCATCAAGATTCTGGCCACGCTCGGCCCTGCCTCCTCCGACAGCGCGATGATCCGCAAGCTGTTCGAGGCTGGCGCCGACGTGTTCCGCATCAATATGAGCCACACGCCGCACGACAAAATGCGCGAACTGGTGAAGACCATCCGTAATGTCGAAAGCAGCTATGGCCGCCCGATCGGTATTCTGGTTGACCTGCAAGGCCCGAAGCTGCGCGTCGGCGCTTTCGCCGAAGGCGGCGTCCAGCTCAAGAACGGCGAGGCCTTCACGCTCGATTCCAATCCGGCTCCTGGTGACGTCACCCGCGTGCACCTGCCGCATCCGGAAATCCTTGCAGCGCTCCGCCCCGGCCACGCGCTGCTGATCGACGACGGCAAGCTGAAGCTGATCGCCGAGGAGACCTCTTCGGATCGCGCGGTAACGCGCGTCGTCGTCGGCGGCCGCATTTCCGACCGCAAGGGCGTCAGCCTGCCCGATACCGACCTGCCCGTCTCGGCGATGACGCCAAAGGATCGCAGCGATCTGGAAGCTGCGCTCGAAACCGGCATCGATTGGGTCGCTCTGTCCTTTGTGCAGCGCGCTGAGGACGTGCATGAGGCCAAGCGTCTGGTGCGCGGCCGTGCCGCCATCATGTCGAAGATCGAGAAGCCTCAGGCGATCGATCGCCTCGATGCCATTCTTGAGGCGTCCGATGCGCTGATGGTGGCGCGCGGCGATCTTGGCGTCGAACTGCCACTGGAGCGCGTCCCCAGCCTGCAGAAGCGCATGACCCGCATGGCACGCCGCGCCGGCAAGCCGGTGGTGGTGGCGACGCAGATGCTGGAATCGATGATCCAGAGCCCGGTGCCGACCCGCGCCGAAGTCTCCGACGTCGCCACAGCGATCTATGAAGGCGCCGATGCTGTGATGCTCTCGGCGGAATCCGCAGCCGGCAAATTCCCGGTGGAAGCTGTCTCGACCATGAACCGCATCGGCGAAGAGGTCGAACGCGATCCGACCTACCGAAATGTGCTCACGGCGCAGCGGCCCGGCCCGGAATCGACCGTCGGCGACGCCATTGCCGACGCCGCCCGGCAGATCGCCGAGACGTTGGAGCTGTCGGCGATCATCTGCTGGACCAGCTCGGGCTCGACCGCCATGCGCGTCGCCCGCGAGCGACCGAAGCCGCCGATCGTCGCCATCACGCCGAACCTCGCCGGCGGCCGCAAGCTTTCTGTGGCCTGGGGCGTACATTGCGTCGTGGCGGAGGATGCTAAGGACCAGGACGACATGGTCGACCGCGCCTGCCGCATCGCGTTCCGCGATGGCTTTGCGAAGGCGGGCCAGCGCGTGATCGTGGTGGCCGGCGTGCCACTCGGTACACCGGGCGCGACGAACATGCTGCGCATCGCCTATGTCGGACCGAACGATACGGGCGAGTAG
- a CDS encoding OsmC family protein has translation MTTTFGSAKWQGGIKDGKGEISTKSGALANYPYGFASRFEGKPGSNPEELIGAAHAACFTMALSLILGEAGMKAEHMETKADVTLEKQGEGFAITKVHLTLSARIPGADKAKFDDCTAKAKAGCPVSKLLKAEITLDAKLEG, from the coding sequence ATGACCACGACATTCGGATCGGCCAAATGGCAGGGCGGCATTAAGGACGGCAAGGGAGAGATCTCCACCAAGAGCGGTGCGCTCGCGAATTATCCCTATGGTTTTGCCAGCCGCTTCGAGGGCAAGCCCGGCTCCAATCCGGAGGAGCTGATCGGCGCGGCGCACGCGGCGTGCTTCACCATGGCGCTGTCGCTGATCCTCGGCGAGGCCGGCATGAAGGCCGAGCATATGGAGACCAAGGCGGATGTGACACTGGAGAAGCAAGGCGAAGGCTTTGCCATCACCAAGGTGCATCTGACGCTGTCGGCGAGAATCCCAGGCGCGGACAAGGCGAAGTTCGACGACTGTACGGCGAAGGCAAAGGCCGGCTGTCCGGTGTCGAAGCTGCTGAAGGCAGAGATTACACTGGACGCCAAGCTGGAAGGCTGA
- a CDS encoding DUF3108 domain-containing protein, producing MKRNVLHGAVSAGVLGLAHVIVAALSPAAATQLRASYKAYYLGLPVATIGLTVDLVQDRYEARLGGDVSGVASMASGLSFEMQSRGKYRNGEVYPERYVYSSRAAKETHRQEVNFKSGNVATVAIEPPLKDLAERVPISAEHGQNVVDPLSALVAAMTSGDPKPATTCGDALRIHGGSVRADVSTSFLHMQATRTGRYRGQASLCAVRYNPVAGHLADASYVNFMRNNQQIRVSSASAGQGPFEILVHAVVPLQLGTARIELVEARIDGEVVNLK from the coding sequence ATGAAACGAAATGTGCTGCATGGCGCGGTTTCGGCGGGCGTATTGGGTCTGGCACACGTGATTGTGGCGGCGCTCTCGCCTGCAGCCGCGACGCAACTCCGGGCGAGTTACAAGGCCTATTATCTCGGTCTGCCGGTGGCGACGATCGGCCTGACTGTCGATCTCGTGCAAGACCGTTATGAAGCGCGCCTCGGCGGAGACGTCAGTGGCGTGGCGTCCATGGCGTCCGGCCTTTCCTTCGAAATGCAGTCGAGGGGAAAGTATCGGAACGGCGAAGTGTACCCTGAACGATATGTCTATTCATCGCGCGCTGCGAAGGAGACGCACCGACAGGAGGTGAACTTCAAATCGGGCAATGTTGCAACGGTTGCCATCGAGCCGCCGTTGAAGGATCTCGCCGAACGTGTTCCGATTTCAGCGGAACACGGACAGAATGTCGTTGATCCATTGAGCGCCCTCGTGGCGGCGATGACGTCGGGAGATCCGAAGCCCGCAACGACATGCGGCGACGCATTGCGCATTCATGGCGGCAGCGTTCGCGCCGATGTCTCAACCTCCTTCCTGCATATGCAGGCGACGCGAACGGGTAGGTATCGCGGGCAAGCCAGCCTCTGCGCGGTTCGTTACAACCCCGTCGCCGGGCACCTCGCCGACGCTTCCTATGTCAATTTCATGCGCAACAATCAGCAGATCAGGGTGTCGTCGGCGTCGGCCGGACAGGGGCCCTTCGAGATCCTCGTTCATGCCGTGGTACCACTGCAACTGGGAACGGCGAGAATCGAGCTGGTCGAAGCGCGTATCGACGGCGAGGTGGTCAACCTCAAGTGA
- a CDS encoding DUF3750 domain-containing protein, producing MRKIILVLLTLFVVPIGISAVKYWTGDRSVNWQGADRSSAGLLPPAAEHPGALVRVFAARTVRWRGIFAVHSWIVFKEAGAKTYTRYDYTAWGDPIRLNGFAADGRWFGEEPMAIASADGASAEEMIPRIKAAIAGYSWRSYGDYRAWPGPNSNTFVAAVLAAVPELQVTLPPTAIGKDFPYEGGAFGWTPSGTGVRATLGGYLGLTVGWIEGVELNVLGIVLGFDIRRPAIKLPAIGRLGMSV from the coding sequence GTGAGAAAAATCATTCTGGTCCTGCTCACATTGTTCGTCGTGCCGATCGGAATCTCGGCGGTGAAATATTGGACAGGCGATCGTTCTGTGAACTGGCAAGGCGCCGATCGCTCAAGTGCCGGTCTGTTGCCGCCGGCGGCAGAACATCCCGGAGCGCTGGTTCGCGTTTTTGCCGCGCGCACCGTTCGCTGGCGTGGCATTTTCGCTGTGCATAGTTGGATTGTGTTCAAGGAAGCGGGCGCAAAGACCTATACCCGCTATGATTATACCGCCTGGGGCGATCCAATCCGCCTTAATGGCTTTGCCGCCGATGGCCGCTGGTTTGGCGAAGAGCCGATGGCGATCGCGTCGGCCGATGGCGCAAGCGCTGAAGAGATGATCCCGAGGATCAAGGCCGCCATCGCCGGCTATTCCTGGCGCAGTTACGGTGATTATCGGGCGTGGCCGGGGCCGAACTCGAATACGTTCGTTGCTGCAGTGCTTGCCGCCGTGCCGGAACTTCAAGTGACTTTGCCGCCAACCGCGATTGGCAAGGATTTTCCCTATGAAGGCGGAGCATTCGGCTGGACTCCGTCTGGAACTGGCGTGCGTGCGACGCTGGGCGGCTACCTCGGTTTGACGGTGGGCTGGATTGAAGGTGTCGAACTCAACGTCCTCGGCATTGTTCTCGGTTTCGATATCCGCCGTCCCGCTATCAAGCTGCCGGCAATCGGTCGGCTCGGTATGAGCGTGTGA
- a CDS encoding mechanosensitive ion channel domain-containing protein has translation MAKKSFPLFALLCLLFIPPFSPPALAQKADVPPAAAAPALTPEQAKAALETLQNDAKRKEMIDTLQAIAQAKPAEPEKKPAIPLDADSLGAQLLVTIADQLGDVSREVSMAVEQITRFPALWYWLQRSANDPATYHLLFDIAWKLAVVFGGALAAEWLVVWLLRRPQAALEARIPFVARAPSALIVDHVDPPSSTADITGTPELNKRRRSLTRAWQSLLRLPYVIGRLLLELLPILVFTGTVSLLLGTQIGDAGTTRLAILAIVNSYVVARAIICVMRALFGPLALFRVKEETAAYIEIWTRRIVTVGATGIAIANVALMMGLYRSAHLALIKLVMLIVHLFVVIIILQCRKPVADALRAPFGATGVLNGMRNRFASLWHVFGIFIVMAAWGVWALNIRNGYALLLQYIVGTVIVALVTRLVSMMALSLIDRGFRIRPEVLKRFPGLEARANRYLPLLRKVVAAIIAVIGLVALLEVWGVNAIVWFYGGQIGSRVVSAIVTVAIAAVAAAAVWEGSNALMERQLTALTRDGHFARAARLRTFQPMLRTTLLGVIIAVIALTVLSEIGVNVAPLLAGAGILGVAIGFGSQKLVQDVITGLFLLLESTVQVGDTVAVSGLTGVVENLSIRTIRLRAGDGSVHIIPFSAVTTITNSSRGAGNAAVSVSVDSKEDTDRVGEILKDIAVGMRKEDAYRPLMRSDLELWGVDKVDGAMSTLVGQIRCTDTGRWGVQREFNRRMKMRLQEEGIAIAAPNQRVVMQLPPPAKEEEGGQVTEEGQATETKQEKRRA, from the coding sequence TTGGCGAAGAAGTCTTTCCCGCTTTTCGCACTTCTGTGTCTTTTGTTCATTCCGCCATTCAGCCCCCCCGCTCTGGCGCAGAAAGCGGACGTGCCGCCTGCCGCTGCGGCGCCTGCGTTGACGCCGGAGCAGGCGAAGGCCGCGCTCGAGACATTGCAGAACGATGCCAAGCGCAAGGAGATGATCGACACGCTGCAGGCGATTGCCCAGGCGAAGCCGGCAGAGCCTGAGAAAAAGCCCGCGATCCCGCTCGATGCCGACAGCCTCGGTGCGCAGCTTCTGGTGACGATTGCAGATCAGCTCGGCGATGTGTCGCGCGAGGTATCCATGGCCGTGGAGCAGATCACGCGCTTTCCAGCGTTGTGGTACTGGCTGCAACGCAGCGCCAACGATCCGGCCACCTATCATTTGCTGTTCGACATTGCCTGGAAGCTGGCCGTCGTATTCGGTGGTGCGCTGGCGGCCGAATGGCTCGTCGTCTGGCTGCTGCGCAGGCCGCAAGCAGCGCTGGAGGCACGTATTCCCTTCGTTGCCCGTGCCCCTTCGGCTCTCATCGTCGATCATGTCGATCCGCCGTCGTCCACGGCCGACATCACCGGGACGCCCGAGCTGAACAAACGTCGCCGCAGTCTGACGCGCGCCTGGCAGTCGTTGCTGCGGTTGCCTTATGTGATCGGTCGCCTGTTGCTCGAGCTGCTTCCGATTCTCGTCTTCACCGGCACGGTCTCGCTGTTACTCGGCACACAAATCGGTGACGCCGGCACCACACGTCTCGCGATCCTCGCCATTGTAAACAGCTATGTGGTGGCGCGCGCGATCATCTGCGTCATGCGCGCATTGTTCGGCCCGCTCGCTCTGTTTCGTGTGAAGGAAGAGACGGCCGCTTATATCGAAATCTGGACGCGCCGCATCGTGACTGTCGGCGCCACCGGTATCGCGATTGCCAATGTCGCGTTGATGATGGGCCTGTATCGCTCTGCCCATCTCGCGCTCATCAAGCTCGTGATGCTCATTGTGCATCTGTTTGTCGTCATCATCATCTTGCAATGCCGCAAGCCTGTGGCCGACGCGTTGCGCGCACCTTTCGGGGCGACTGGCGTTCTGAATGGCATGCGCAATCGCTTTGCCAGCCTTTGGCATGTGTTCGGTATTTTCATCGTGATGGCCGCGTGGGGAGTCTGGGCACTGAATATCCGCAACGGCTACGCGCTGCTGCTGCAATATATCGTCGGCACCGTCATCGTTGCGCTAGTCACACGCCTCGTCTCGATGATGGCGCTGAGCCTGATCGATCGCGGCTTCCGCATTCGGCCGGAAGTTCTGAAGCGCTTCCCGGGACTGGAGGCCCGCGCCAATCGTTATCTGCCGCTGTTGCGCAAAGTGGTCGCGGCGATCATCGCCGTCATCGGTCTTGTCGCATTGCTGGAGGTCTGGGGCGTCAATGCCATCGTCTGGTTTTATGGCGGGCAGATCGGCAGCCGTGTGGTCTCTGCGATTGTCACCGTCGCCATCGCAGCCGTCGCCGCAGCCGCGGTGTGGGAAGGCAGCAATGCGCTGATGGAGCGTCAGCTCACGGCGCTCACACGCGACGGTCACTTCGCGCGGGCGGCGCGTCTGCGCACGTTCCAGCCGATGCTGCGCACGACTTTGCTCGGCGTCATCATTGCAGTGATCGCGCTCACGGTACTGAGCGAGATCGGCGTCAATGTCGCGCCGCTGCTGGCGGGCGCCGGCATTCTCGGTGTCGCTATCGGCTTCGGTTCTCAGAAGCTGGTGCAGGACGTCATCACCGGCCTGTTCCTGTTGCTGGAGAGCACGGTGCAGGTGGGTGACACCGTCGCCGTGTCGGGGCTGACCGGCGTGGTCGAAAACCTGTCGATCCGAACCATCCGTCTCCGCGCCGGTGACGGCTCGGTGCATATCATCCCGTTCAGTGCCGTGACGACCATTACCAATTCGAGCCGCGGTGCCGGCAATGCGGCGGTATCTGTCAGTGTCGATAGCAAGGAAGACACCGATCGCGTCGGTGAAATTCTTAAGGACATCGCCGTGGGGATGCGGAAGGAGGATGCTTATCGTCCTCTCATGCGTAGCGACCTTGAACTGTGGGGCGTCGACAAGGTCGATGGCGCGATGTCCACGTTGGTCGGTCAGATCCGCTGCACGGACACGGGCCGCTGGGGGGTACAGCGCGAATTCAACCGCCGTATGAAGATGCGACTACAGGAGGAGGGCATCGCAATCGCTGCGCCGAACCAGAGGGTGGTCATGCAGTTGCCGCCGCCAGCGAAGGAAGAAGAAGGCGGCCAGGTCACTGAAGAAGGTCAGGCAACAGAAACGAAACAGGAAAAACGCCGGGCGTGA
- a CDS encoding tetratricopeptide repeat protein, which translates to MASHVRIAGFGLLLTALFATGPAVAQVKDPKSVEPGARKEIPQAPEKLPKIGADKTRGLDFLFGALKAAPDEASARHVEGRIWAQWSQTSSDTAALLMTRAKTALDAKQIDVSVKLLSAVIKLKPDYIEGWNRRATLYYLQNDYTHALEDIEQVLAREPRHFGALAGLGMIMQEFGDDKRALEAYRKALAVNPHLEKVPELVKSLTEKVEGRDI; encoded by the coding sequence ATGGCATCGCACGTCCGGATCGCAGGTTTTGGCCTCTTGCTGACCGCGCTTTTCGCGACGGGACCTGCTGTCGCGCAGGTCAAAGACCCCAAATCGGTCGAGCCGGGCGCGCGCAAAGAGATCCCTCAAGCCCCTGAAAAACTTCCGAAAATCGGTGCAGACAAGACCCGCGGCCTGGATTTTCTGTTCGGAGCGCTGAAGGCGGCGCCCGATGAGGCCAGCGCCCGGCATGTCGAGGGCCGAATCTGGGCGCAGTGGTCGCAGACCTCCAGCGACACCGCGGCGTTGTTGATGACCCGCGCCAAGACGGCGCTGGATGCCAAGCAGATCGACGTGTCGGTCAAATTGCTGAGCGCCGTCATCAAGTTGAAGCCCGACTACATCGAGGGCTGGAACCGGCGGGCGACGCTGTATTACTTGCAGAACGATTACACCCACGCGCTGGAAGATATCGAGCAGGTGCTGGCGCGCGAGCCGCGGCATTTCGGGGCGCTGGCCGGGCTTGGCATGATCATGCAGGAATTCGGCGACGACAAACGGGCGCTGGAGGCCTATCGCAAGGCGCTCGCGGTCAATCCGCATCTCGAAAAGGTGCCGGAACTGGTGAAGTCCCTGACCGAAAAGGTCGAGGGCCGGGATATCTGA
- the ykgO gene encoding type B 50S ribosomal protein L36: protein MKVRNSLKSLRARHRDNRLVRRKGRVYVINKTQRRFKARQG from the coding sequence ATGAAAGTCCGTAACTCGTTGAAATCGCTGCGTGCCCGTCACCGCGATAATCGCCTGGTCCGCCGCAAGGGCCGCGTCTACGTGATCAACAAGACCCAGCGCCGTTTCAAGGCTCGCCAGGGTTAA
- a CDS encoding Bug family tripartite tricarboxylate transporter substrate binding protein gives MNLLARAVLAVLATACFTAAPAQAQIIPGNQIRIVVPFPAGGTTDILARFVAQYLGDKIGVTTLVENRPGASGTIGSEMVAKSPPDGSVVLITATHHVINPSLRKRLPYDTQKDFSPIAVVATAPNALCVSKDFPARNVAELIAMAKQQPGKLSFGSSGIGGANHLSGELFKQMAGVSLEHIPYKGAAPAMSDLIGGHIPIMFDTLPTVLPAAQAGNIRVLAVTSLQRAASLPHVPTLDEAGVKGFEATSWFGMYMPQANGTPVYKKLVEAMAEILAAPATRDKFATQGVEPGRRTGAEFGTFVDAEIAKWSAVVKTANVPQE, from the coding sequence ATGAATTTGCTCGCAAGAGCCGTGCTGGCTGTTCTGGCCACGGCTTGCTTCACGGCCGCGCCCGCACAGGCGCAGATCATTCCCGGCAATCAGATCAGGATCGTCGTGCCGTTTCCCGCCGGCGGCACCACCGACATTCTCGCGCGTTTCGTCGCGCAATATCTCGGCGACAAGATCGGCGTCACGACGCTGGTCGAGAACAGGCCGGGCGCATCCGGTACCATTGGCTCGGAAATGGTCGCGAAGTCGCCCCCCGATGGCAGCGTGGTGCTGATCACCGCCACGCATCACGTCATCAATCCGAGCCTGCGCAAGCGCCTGCCTTACGACACGCAGAAGGATTTCTCGCCGATCGCCGTGGTGGCAACGGCGCCGAATGCTCTGTGCGTGTCGAAGGATTTTCCGGCGAGGAATGTCGCCGAACTGATCGCGATGGCGAAGCAGCAGCCTGGTAAATTGTCCTTCGGCTCCTCCGGCATCGGCGGCGCCAATCATCTCTCCGGCGAGTTGTTCAAGCAGATGGCCGGTGTCAGTCTCGAGCACATTCCCTACAAGGGCGCGGCGCCTGCGATGAGCGATCTGATCGGCGGCCATATTCCGATCATGTTCGATACGTTGCCGACGGTGCTTCCCGCCGCGCAGGCCGGCAATATTCGTGTGCTCGCCGTCACCAGCCTGCAGCGCGCCGCCTCGCTGCCCCACGTGCCGACGCTCGACGAGGCGGGCGTGAAGGGTTTTGAGGCGACGTCCTGGTTCGGCATGTATATGCCGCAGGCCAACGGGACCCCGGTCTACAAGAAATTAGTGGAAGCGATGGCGGAGATTCTGGCCGCACCGGCAACCCGCGACAAGTTCGCCACGCAGGGCGTCGAGCCCGGCAGGCGAACGGGAGCCGAATTCGGCACCTTCGTGGATGCGGAAATCGCCAAATGGAGCGCGGTGGTGAAGACCGCAAACGTGCCGCAGGAATGA
- a CDS encoding MaoC family dehydratase produces the protein MSTNFETLNAGDTIDGPSFAVSRESIRLFCDGSLDYNPLHLDDDYMKNSFGKTNFGGIIMHGMNNFGLITRMLTDWAYPAGAIHRRLETRWVKPVKPGDTIRPVGIIKAKQVTQKSRWVLIDVLVKNQHDEKVATGEAMVEFPTAA, from the coding sequence ATGAGCACGAATTTCGAGACTCTGAATGCCGGCGACACCATCGACGGACCGAGCTTCGCCGTATCGCGCGAATCCATCCGTCTCTTTTGCGACGGGTCGCTCGACTACAATCCGCTGCATCTGGATGACGACTACATGAAGAACTCGTTCGGCAAGACCAATTTCGGCGGCATCATCATGCATGGCATGAACAATTTCGGACTCATCACCCGCATGCTGACCGACTGGGCCTATCCCGCCGGCGCCATCCATCGCCGCCTGGAAACGCGCTGGGTCAAACCGGTGAAGCCGGGCGATACGATCCGGCCGGTAGGCATCATCAAGGCCAAGCAGGTGACGCAGAAGTCGCGCTGGGTGCTGATCGACGTGCTGGTGAAGAACCAGCACGACGAGAAAGTCGCGACCGGCGAGGCCATGGTCGAATTTCCGACCGCGGCCTGA
- a CDS encoding MaoC family dehydratase, whose product MPQAQVFETDFWKDANLRKVWDEIVPGAPRKTLPYVLTKEAIQLYCRSVGEDHPLYFDEAYAKASPYGGLIAPPSIHILLMFACTPTDDWMRTPGTVNAGQSWSYNIPARPGDTITLQARALDKFIKRERLFVVHDNVFFNQHGDVICSGRGQTIRPM is encoded by the coding sequence ATGCCGCAAGCCCAAGTTTTCGAAACGGATTTCTGGAAGGACGCGAACCTGCGGAAAGTCTGGGACGAGATCGTCCCCGGGGCGCCCCGCAAGACGCTCCCTTATGTTCTGACCAAGGAGGCGATCCAGCTGTATTGCCGCTCGGTCGGCGAAGACCACCCACTGTACTTCGATGAAGCTTACGCGAAGGCATCGCCCTATGGCGGGCTGATCGCGCCGCCGTCGATCCACATCCTGCTGATGTTCGCCTGCACGCCCACCGACGACTGGATGCGCACGCCCGGCACGGTGAATGCCGGTCAGAGCTGGAGCTACAACATCCCGGCGCGGCCTGGCGACACCATCACGCTGCAGGCGCGTGCGCTCGACAAGTTCATCAAGCGCGAGCGCCTGTTCGTGGTGCACGACAACGTGTTCTTCAACCAACATGGCGACGTCATCTGTTCCGGCCGCGGCCAGACCATTCGCCCGATGTAA
- a CDS encoding IclR family transcriptional regulator domain-containing protein, with protein sequence MAKESDGFVRAIARGFATVEALGKPPGRHTLSEVAVIAGLSRATARRMLATLVAMNYCEADGRYFSLRPRALGLGLSYLNALPYWGYAQRALEDLRNETGESCALAVLDETEIVYALRLPARRILSANLAIGSRLPAHVVSLGRVLLAALPPDKRAAYLATTDFQPITARTITDPAELGRELDRVDAEGYGWIDGELDPAICGIAVPVRDHAGRVVAAISINTISGTLSEAEAKEKYLVPLRRTAQDIRTQASQAG encoded by the coding sequence GTGGCGAAAGAGAGCGATGGATTTGTGCGCGCGATCGCGCGGGGCTTTGCGACGGTGGAAGCACTCGGCAAGCCACCCGGCCGTCATACGCTGTCGGAAGTTGCCGTCATCGCAGGCCTCAGCCGCGCCACCGCCCGCCGCATGCTGGCGACGCTGGTGGCGATGAACTATTGCGAGGCGGACGGCCGCTATTTCAGCCTGCGCCCGCGCGCGCTCGGTCTCGGCCTCTCCTATCTCAACGCGCTGCCCTACTGGGGTTACGCCCAGCGCGCGCTCGAAGATTTACGCAACGAGACCGGCGAGTCCTGCGCGCTGGCGGTGCTCGACGAGACGGAGATCGTCTATGCGCTGCGGCTGCCGGCACGCCGCATCCTTTCCGCCAATCTCGCCATCGGCAGCCGCCTGCCCGCCCATGTGGTGTCGCTCGGCCGCGTGCTGCTGGCCGCACTGCCGCCCGACAAGCGCGCGGCCTATCTCGCGACCACCGACTTCCAGCCGATCACCGCGCGCACCATCACCGACCCGGCCGAGCTCGGGCGCGAACTCGACCGTGTCGATGCCGAGGGCTATGGCTGGATCGACGGCGAACTCGACCCCGCGATCTGCGGCATCGCCGTGCCGGTGCGTGACCATGCCGGCCGCGTGGTGGCGGCGATCAGCATCAACACGATTTCCGGCACGCTGAGCGAGGCGGAAGCGAAGGAGAAGTATCTCGTGCCACTGCGCAGGACGGCGCAAGATATTCGGACACAGGCTTCGCAGGCAGGGTGA
- a CDS encoding amidohydrolase family protein, whose protein sequence is MKLLNPDDLVAIDIHTHAEEPCGCHADDGYDDFQARMAEYFKSPHKHPPTVEETAAYYRAKNIAAVIFPVDAERETGFRRYNNYEMLEIAQQNADVLIPFASIDPHKGKLGVREAKKLISEYGVKGFKFHPTMQGFYANDRMAYPLYEAIQEGGAIALFHTGQTGVGSGMPGGMGMRLKYSNPMYMDDVAVDFPDMKIILAHPSFPWQEEALSVATHKPNVYIDLSGWSPKYFPPILVRYINSILQDKMLFGSDWPVIMPDRWMADFAKLDIRDEIRPKVLKDNARKLLGI, encoded by the coding sequence ATGAAACTGCTCAATCCGGACGATCTGGTCGCCATCGACATCCACACCCATGCGGAGGAGCCGTGCGGCTGCCATGCGGATGACGGCTATGACGATTTCCAGGCGCGGATGGCGGAATATTTCAAATCCCCGCACAAGCACCCGCCGACCGTGGAGGAAACCGCGGCCTATTACCGCGCCAAGAACATCGCCGCGGTGATTTTCCCCGTCGATGCCGAGCGCGAGACCGGATTCCGCCGCTACAACAATTACGAGATGCTGGAGATCGCCCAGCAGAACGCCGACGTCCTGATCCCGTTCGCCTCGATCGATCCGCACAAGGGCAAGCTGGGCGTGCGCGAGGCGAAGAAGCTGATCTCGGAATACGGCGTCAAAGGCTTCAAATTCCACCCGACCATGCAGGGTTTCTATGCCAATGACCGCATGGCCTATCCGCTCTATGAGGCGATCCAGGAAGGCGGCGCCATCGCGCTGTTCCATACCGGGCAGACCGGCGTCGGTTCCGGCATGCCGGGCGGCATGGGGATGCGGCTGAAATATTCCAACCCGATGTATATGGACGATGTCGCGGTGGATTTCCCCGACATGAAGATCATCCTCGCGCACCCTTCGTTCCCCTGGCAGGAAGAGGCGCTGTCGGTCGCGACCCACAAGCCCAACGTGTATATCGACCTCTCCGGCTGGTCGCCGAAATATTTCCCGCCGATCCTGGTGCGCTATATCAATTCCATCCTGCAGGATAAGATGCTGTTCGGGTCCGACTGGCCGGTGATCATGCCGGACCGCTGGATGGCCGACTTCGCCAAACTCGACATTCGTGACGAGATCAGGCCGAAGGTCCTGAAAGACAACGCACGGAAACTACTGGGTATATGA